One Penaeus monodon isolate SGIC_2016 chromosome 37, NSTDA_Pmon_1, whole genome shotgun sequence genomic region harbors:
- the LOC119596260 gene encoding serine/threonine-protein kinase pkn2-like, with protein MTLLSAEQLRSCLGVAPRQLGKGGYGTTFLNLEKELVVKQAQSLEKFRTFIVEAKAMTLLAEHDGFQRLVGVCPQRMCLVTRYAGHTLDAHVLGRMHTEQRMSVVRQVCNIVQSMHKQGLAHNDIKPANVCVRMGAGGARVTVIDFGLTMVAGTLPRLQIKWNPRLPYAPEICGSERAGPCGSLSDAYAVGKLLLLVFRGKQQMPQPVRRWFFESQKLIPRERQGLGALLEALERERIRLHRR; from the coding sequence ATGACACTTCTGTCTGCTGAGCAACTCCGCAGCTGCCTGGGCGTGGCGCCCAGGCAACTGGGCAAGGGCGGCTACGGCACCACCTTCCTGAACCTTGAGAAGGAGCTGGTGGTGAAACAGGCCCAGAGCCTCGAGAAGTTCCGCACCTTCATCGTGGAAGCGAAGGCGATGACGCTGCTGGCCGAACACGACGGGTTCCAGCGCCTCGTGGGCGTGTGTCCGCAGAGGATGTGCCTGGTCACCAGGTACGCCGGCCACACCCTCGACGCCCACGTGCTCGGCCGCATGCACACGGAGCAAAGGATGTCTGTTGTGAGGCAGGTGTGCAACATCGTGCAAAGCATGCACAAGCAAGGCCTCGCCCACAACGACATCAAGCCAGCTAACGTGTGCGTGCGGATGGGCGCGGGGGGAGCCCGGGTCACCGTCATTGACTTCGGTCTGACCATGGTGGCCGGGACGCTGCCGAGGCTGCAGATCAAGTGGAACCCGCGCCTGCCCTACGCCCCCGAGATCTGCGGGAGCGAGAGGGCGGGCCCGTGCGGCAGCCTCTCCGACGCCTACGCCGTGGGCAAGCTGCTACTGTTGGTGTTCAGAGGAAAGCAGCAGATGCCGCAGCCGGTGAGGCGCTGGTTCTTCGAGAGCCAGAAGCTGATCCCGAGGGAGCGCCAGGGCCTGGGCGCGCTGCTGGAGGCCCTTGAGCGGGAGAGGATCCGCCTGCACCGCCGCTGA